The following proteins are co-located in the Ketogulonicigenium robustum genome:
- a CDS encoding type I restriction enzyme HsdR N-terminal domain-containing protein, giving the protein MSIDATLKVLTERVQEHANTMLTEEAVKTAVVLPFLQSMGYDVFNPGEVIPEFTADAVGKKGEKVDYAIKLDGEIRILIECKPISTQLDKNHLAQLYRYFSVTSAKFAILTNGRFFSLLQ; this is encoded by the coding sequence ATGTCTATCGACGCGACACTCAAGGTGTTGACCGAGCGGGTGCAAGAACACGCAAATACCATGCTGACCGAGGAGGCCGTAAAAACGGCGGTCGTATTGCCATTCCTTCAGTCGATGGGTTACGACGTGTTCAACCCCGGCGAGGTGATCCCTGAATTTACAGCGGATGCTGTCGGAAAAAAGGGTGAAAAGGTTGATTACGCTATCAAATTGGATGGTGAAATCCGCATTTTGATCGAATGCAAGCCTATCAGTACGCAGTTGGACAAGAACCATCTTGCGCAGCTTTATCGCTATTTTTCCGTTACCAGCGCCAAATTTGCAATTCTGACCAATGGTCGTTTTTTTTCACTTCTACAGTGA
- a CDS encoding Ivy family c-type lysozyme inhibitor produces the protein MRLASLALVLMTAAANAQDAPRTLSTYLAEPEWAARFDRLFADMSKPDWLARATEGEQVDVTLDGKPFSVLFACKQHDCGAHQMAVLFDNDTMYALQLETDYNSPHEALTWLNIGGGPESIDGKTILYAAMTGSLFNHPDMFDFPAE, from the coding sequence ATGCGCCTTGCTTCGCTTGCCCTTGTTCTGATGACCGCTGCCGCCAACGCACAGGATGCCCCGCGCACGCTAAGCACCTATCTGGCGGAACCCGAATGGGCCGCGCGTTTTGACAGGCTTTTTGCTGATATGTCCAAGCCTGACTGGCTCGCCCGCGCGACCGAGGGCGAGCAGGTCGATGTCACGCTGGACGGAAAACCGTTTTCGGTGCTGTTCGCATGCAAGCAGCACGACTGCGGTGCGCATCAAATGGCGGTGCTGTTCGATAATGATACCATGTATGCCCTGCAGCTGGAAACCGACTACAACAGCCCCCACGAGGCGCTGACATGGCTGAACATCGGCGGCGGCCCCGAGAGTATCGACGGGAAAACCATTCTTTATGCCGCTATGACGGGCAGCCTGTTCAACCACCCGGACATGTTTGATTTTCCCGCTGAATGA
- the purN gene encoding phosphoribosylglycinamide formyltransferase: MKRVAILISGGGSNMMALVRAMEGDFPARPALVLSNDETAGGLQKAAALGIATAVVDHRPYGKDRAAFEAAIQQQLQSAEIDIVCLAGFMRILTDGFTRQWEGRMLNIHPSLLPEFKGLHTHERAIAAGVPTHGCTVHLVTAALDDGPILGQARVDVAADDTPETLAQKVLVQEHRLYPAVLRRFAEGDMRPVFLA; encoded by the coding sequence ATGAAGCGCGTCGCCATCCTGATTTCGGGCGGCGGGTCGAACATGATGGCTTTGGTCCGCGCGATGGAGGGGGACTTCCCCGCGCGGCCGGCGCTGGTGCTGTCGAATGATGAAACAGCAGGCGGTCTGCAAAAAGCGGCGGCCTTGGGGATTGCGACCGCCGTGGTCGACCATCGCCCCTATGGCAAAGACCGCGCGGCGTTCGAGGCGGCGATCCAGCAGCAGTTGCAATCGGCCGAGATCGACATTGTCTGTCTGGCAGGTTTCATGCGGATCTTGACCGACGGGTTTACCCGCCAGTGGGAAGGGCGGATGCTGAACATCCACCCCTCACTTTTGCCGGAATTCAAAGGGTTGCATACCCATGAACGCGCGATTGCGGCAGGTGTGCCCACCCATGGCTGCACCGTGCATCTGGTGACCGCAGCCTTGGATGACGGCCCGATTTTGGGGCAGGCGCGGGTGGATGTGGCGGCAGACGACACACCCGAAACGCTGGCGCAAAAGGTGCTGGTGCAAGAGCATCGCCTGTACCCCGCCGTGCTGCGCCGCTTTGCCGAAGGTGACATGCGACCCGTCTTTCTGGCGTGA
- a CDS encoding DUF305 domain-containing protein has product MTTLQRITGALLIGLLATPALAQTMDHSAHGNMAMEGYMAAMDTMMADMDNMPSTGNPDADFILMMIPHHQSAIDMAKVELEHGTDDETRALAQQIIDAQEKEIAEMHAMLDRMGVKAD; this is encoded by the coding sequence ATGACGACTTTGCAACGCATCACCGGCGCACTTCTGATCGGGTTGCTGGCCACCCCCGCCCTTGCCCAAACCATGGACCATTCGGCCCACGGGAACATGGCGATGGAAGGCTATATGGCCGCGATGGATACGATGATGGCCGATATGGACAACATGCCATCGACCGGCAACCCCGATGCCGACTTCATCCTGATGATGATCCCGCACCACCAATCGGCCATCGACATGGCCAAGGTCGAGCTGGAGCACGGCACCGATGACGAGACGCGCGCGCTGGCGCAGCAGATCATCGATGCGCAGGAAAAGGAAATTGCCGAAATGCACGCGATGCTAGACCGCATGGGCGTCAAGGCTGACTAA
- a CDS encoding ATP-binding cassette domain-containing protein, with protein MRESLSLLDLSSFTPAPRFKNLNPTFGAERAGTIGRNGSGKSTLLRLIAGELRLTFGSFQATGTLPIMRQDVTARPQGTIADLLGVVGLVEVD; from the coding sequence ATGCGAGAATCTCTTTCTCTATTGGACCTGTCGTCGTTTACGCCTGCCCCTCGTTTCAAGAATCTAAACCCGACATTCGGCGCAGAACGCGCCGGCACTATCGGGCGCAACGGATCAGGCAAAAGCACACTGCTGCGGCTGATCGCGGGCGAGCTGCGCCTCACATTTGGCAGTTTCCAAGCCACGGGCACGCTTCCGATCATGCGGCAAGACGTGACCGCCCGCCCACAAGGCACGATTGCCGATCTGCTGGGCGTCGTCGGCCTGGTCGAGGTGGACTAG
- a CDS encoding SufE family protein: MATPAFEEVVETFAFLDDWEDRYRHVIELGRAMPPLDEALRVPATKVTGCASQVWIHPVIADGRYQFEGESDALIVRGLIAILAALYNGVPLQDVAKVDAMAEFDRIGLREHLSAQRSNGLRAMIERIREAAAAAA; this comes from the coding sequence ATGGCAACCCCCGCATTTGAAGAGGTCGTCGAGACATTTGCCTTTCTGGACGACTGGGAAGACCGCTATCGCCACGTAATCGAGCTGGGGCGCGCCATGCCGCCCTTGGATGAAGCGCTGCGCGTGCCCGCCACCAAGGTCACGGGCTGCGCCAGCCAAGTCTGGATTCACCCCGTCATCGCCGATGGCCGCTATCAGTTCGAGGGCGAAAGCGATGCGCTGATCGTGCGCGGGCTGATTGCCATTCTGGCTGCGCTGTATAACGGCGTGCCTTTGCAGGATGTGGCGAAAGTGGATGCAATGGCCGAATTCGACCGGATCGGCCTGCGCGAACACCTGTCGGCGCAACGATCGAACGGCCTGCGCGCGATGATTGAACGTATTCGTGAAGCGGCGGCTGCTGCAGCCTGA
- the rnd gene encoding ribonuclease D — translation MKIITTTAALASFCAEAAKNPYVTVDTEFLRERTYYAKLCLVQLAFSGPHADAALVDPLADGIDLAPLYALFRDTNVVKVFHAARQDLEIFSVGQDLIPAPLFDTQVAAMVCGYGEQVSYETLARKIAKADIDKTSRFTDWSRRPLSVAQQEYALADVTHLRQIYENLSAQIEKSGRAAWVAEEMNILTNPETYRVDPDQAWLRVKTRTSSPKFLAVMRELARFREEYAQAQDVPRSRVFKDDALLELASMKPASEDDLSGARLLLREARRGPIADGILAAVARALALRPDQMPRLPSEKEKDLQVNPALADLLRVLLKARAEGEGVAQKLIASSAELDAIAAGQRDVQALTGWRLALFGDDALALCQGKIALAAKGQNVVTIRLGEGA, via the coding sequence ATGAAAATTATCACGACGACCGCGGCGCTGGCCAGCTTTTGTGCCGAGGCTGCCAAGAACCCCTATGTGACGGTCGATACCGAATTTCTGCGCGAGCGGACCTATTACGCCAAGCTGTGTCTGGTGCAGCTGGCGTTTTCGGGGCCGCACGCCGACGCCGCTTTGGTCGACCCGCTGGCCGACGGCATCGATCTGGCACCGCTTTATGCGCTGTTTCGCGACACGAATGTGGTCAAGGTATTCCACGCCGCGCGGCAGGACCTCGAGATTTTTTCGGTCGGGCAAGATTTGATCCCCGCGCCCTTGTTCGATACGCAGGTCGCCGCGATGGTCTGCGGTTATGGCGAGCAGGTCAGCTACGAGACGCTGGCCCGCAAGATCGCCAAGGCCGATATCGACAAGACCTCGCGCTTTACCGATTGGTCACGCCGCCCGCTGTCGGTCGCCCAGCAGGAATATGCGCTGGCCGACGTGACTCACCTGCGGCAGATCTACGAAAACCTTTCGGCCCAGATTGAAAAATCGGGCCGCGCTGCATGGGTGGCCGAGGAAATGAACATCCTCACCAACCCCGAGACCTATCGCGTCGACCCCGATCAAGCGTGGCTGCGAGTGAAAACGCGCACATCCTCACCGAAGTTTCTGGCCGTGATGCGCGAGCTGGCCAGGTTCCGCGAGGAATACGCCCAAGCGCAAGACGTGCCGCGCTCGCGCGTGTTCAAGGATGACGCGCTGCTCGAGCTGGCGTCGATGAAGCCCGCCAGCGAGGATGACCTGAGCGGCGCGCGCTTGCTGCTGCGCGAGGCCCGCCGCGGCCCGATCGCCGATGGTATTCTGGCCGCCGTCGCGCGCGCGCTGGCGCTGCGCCCCGACCAGATGCCGCGTCTGCCGTCCGAGAAGGAAAAAGACCTGCAGGTCAATCCGGCTTTGGCCGACCTGCTGCGCGTGCTGCTGAAAGCGCGCGCCGAAGGCGAAGGTGTGGCGCAAAAGCTGATCGCGTCGTCGGCGGAACTGGATGCGATTGCCGCAGGGCAGCGCGATGTGCAGGCGCTGACCGGTTGGCGTTTGGCTTTGTTTGGGGATGATGCGCTGGCGCTGTGCCAAGGCAAAATCGCGCTGGCAGCCAAGGGGCAAAACGTGGTGACGATCCGTCTGGGCGAGGGGGCTTAA
- a CDS encoding HU family DNA-binding protein — protein MPNADDTNEKAKPVKKAQGGKAAGAAKNRGKAKPEGDEAAKAPAARKGGAPEADKPDSKYSSVLMRSGIYSEQDDEDDIEAPEEESAKDEAPKGRGKKESASDNAKPDQLRRADLVSLIASDTSVDAATIRTVIDSAMRAISDALHADKSLVLPPLGKLSVKATKQGGNGPVMTLRLSQPTPKDAK, from the coding sequence ATGCCCAACGCCGACGACACGAACGAAAAAGCCAAACCCGTGAAGAAGGCGCAAGGCGGAAAAGCCGCCGGCGCCGCCAAAAATCGCGGCAAAGCCAAGCCCGAGGGCGATGAGGCCGCAAAGGCCCCTGCTGCCCGCAAAGGAGGCGCCCCCGAGGCCGACAAACCTGATTCCAAGTATTCCAGCGTTCTGATGCGCAGCGGGATCTACAGCGAACAGGACGACGAGGACGATATCGAAGCCCCTGAGGAAGAATCCGCGAAGGACGAGGCCCCGAAAGGTCGCGGTAAGAAAGAGAGCGCATCCGACAACGCCAAACCCGATCAGCTGCGTCGCGCCGACCTCGTTAGCCTTATCGCCAGCGACACATCTGTCGACGCGGCAACGATCCGCACGGTGATCGATTCCGCAATGCGGGCGATATCGGATGCGCTGCATGCAGACAAAAGCCTCGTGCTGCCGCCGTTGGGCAAACTCTCGGTGAAAGCCACGAAGCAAGGCGGCAACGGCCCTGTGATGACCCTACGTCTATCTCAACCGACCCCCAAAGACGCAAAATAA
- the purM gene encoding phosphoribosylformylglycinamidine cyclo-ligase yields MSDTNSKLTYASAGVDIDAGNALVERIKPAAARTRRAGTMAGLGGFGALFDLKAAGYDDPILVAATDGVGTKLRIAIDTGHLDTIGIDLVAMCVNDLVCQGAEPLLFLDYFATGKLSVDEAARVIAGIADGCAASGCALVGGETAEMPGMYHDGDFDLAGFAVGAMERGGALPAGVAAGDVLLGLASDGVHSNGYSLVRKVAEKAGLGWNDPAPFADAPLGQALLTPTRLYVKPVLGAVRAGGVHALAHITGGGLTENLPRVLPEGMGATIDLNAWTLPPVFAWLGDVGGLDQAEMLKTFNAGIGMVVVVAADRADAIAAQLRDAGEAVYTLGHITEGSGVAYTGTLSV; encoded by the coding sequence ATGAGCGATACGAACAGCAAACTAACCTATGCGTCCGCAGGCGTGGACATTGATGCGGGTAACGCCTTGGTCGAGCGGATTAAACCCGCCGCAGCGCGGACGCGGCGCGCAGGCACAATGGCGGGCCTTGGCGGGTTTGGCGCGCTGTTCGATTTGAAGGCGGCAGGGTATGACGACCCCATCTTGGTGGCGGCGACAGACGGTGTCGGAACCAAGCTGCGCATCGCGATTGATACCGGCCATCTGGATACCATCGGGATTGATCTGGTGGCCATGTGCGTGAACGATCTGGTCTGCCAAGGTGCCGAGCCGCTGCTGTTTCTGGATTACTTCGCCACCGGCAAGCTGTCGGTTGACGAAGCTGCCCGCGTGATTGCGGGCATCGCCGATGGCTGCGCGGCATCGGGTTGCGCGCTGGTGGGCGGCGAGACGGCCGAGATGCCCGGCATGTATCACGACGGCGACTTCGACCTTGCGGGCTTTGCCGTTGGCGCGATGGAACGGGGCGGGGCGCTGCCCGCAGGCGTTGCGGCCGGCGATGTGCTGCTGGGCCTTGCATCCGACGGGGTGCATTCGAACGGCTATTCGCTGGTTCGCAAAGTTGCCGAAAAGGCTGGGCTGGGCTGGAACGATCCGGCGCCGTTTGCCGATGCGCCACTGGGGCAAGCGCTGCTCACGCCGACGCGCCTTTATGTGAAGCCGGTGCTAGGCGCGGTGCGCGCGGGCGGCGTGCACGCCTTGGCACATATCACAGGCGGCGGCTTGACCGAGAACCTGCCGCGCGTTCTGCCCGAGGGCATGGGCGCGACGATCGACCTGAACGCTTGGACACTGCCGCCCGTATTTGCGTGGCTGGGCGATGTGGGCGGGCTGGATCAAGCCGAGATGCTCAAGACATTCAACGCGGGCATCGGCATGGTTGTCGTGGTTGCGGCAGACCGCGCCGATGCGATTGCCGCGCAGCTGCGTGACGCGGGCGAGGCGGTCTATACCCTTGGCCACATCACCGAAGGCAGCGGCGTGGCCTATACGGGCACGCTGTCGGTATGA
- a CDS encoding cold-shock protein, which translates to MVNGTVKWFNATKGFGFIAPETGAKDIFVHISAVQRSGLTGLNDGQKVSFDIEQGRDGRESAINLELA; encoded by the coding sequence ATGGTCAATGGTACCGTCAAGTGGTTCAACGCCACCAAAGGCTTCGGCTTTATCGCACCCGAAACCGGCGCGAAAGACATCTTCGTGCACATTTCGGCTGTTCAACGCTCGGGCCTGACCGGTCTGAACGACGGCCAAAAAGTTTCGTTCGACATCGAACAAGGCCGTGACGGCCGCGAATCGGCGATCAACCTCGAACTGGCCTAA